A window from Dama dama isolate Ldn47 chromosome 11, ASM3311817v1, whole genome shotgun sequence encodes these proteins:
- the FAM163B gene encoding protein FAM163B — protein sequence MTAGTVVITGGILATVILLCIIAVLCYCRLQYYCCKKDEPEEDEEEPDFAVHAHLPPLHPTRSLVLSNGPALYPAASTSFSQRSPQARALCRSCSRSEPPAFFLQEPEDEGVSNGGERVAYRSISQEDVGPPPGAFGGLQALNPNRLSAMREAFSRSRSVSTDV from the exons ATGACAGCCGGGACAGTGGTCATCACCGGGGGCATCTTGGCGACTGTGATTCTGCTCTGCATCATCGCGGTTCTGTGCTACTGCCGGCTCCAG TACTACTGCTGCAAGAAGGACGAGCCGGAGGAGGACGAAGAGGAGCCGGACTTCGCGGTGCACGCACACCTGCCTCCGCTGCACCCCACCCGCAGCCTGGTGCTCAGCAACGGGCCAGCGCTCTACCCGGCCGCCTCCACCTCCTTCAGCCAGAGGTCCCCGCAGGCCCGCGCCCTCTGCCGCAGCTGCTCCCGCTCCGAGCCGCCCGCCTTCTTCCTGCAGGAGCCGGAGGACGAGGGCGTCAGCAACGGGGGGGAGCGCGTGGCCTACAGGAGCATCAGCCAGGAGGACGTGGGGCCGCCGCCCGGGGCCTTCGGGGGGCTGCAGGCGCTCAACCCCAACCGCCTGTCGGCCATGCGGGAGGCCTTCTCCCGCAGCCGCAGCGTCAGCACCGACGTCTGa